AATACCGCTTCCATTATGTTTTGTCAAATGCCGCCGATATTCTTCTTCAGCCTTGACAAACGGAGTAAGGGCGGCAATTACCGCCCTGCTTGCGGACATTCGCCACGCGACGGCGACAGATGGCGTGATCCGAAACGGAGCAAAAAAACTACGCTGATATGTGTTTGCCAGAAAACGTCGCGTGCGGGAAATCAGGCATTGTAGTGACATGCGGTTTGCCGAAAAAGCAAAAATTTTATTCCTAGTGCAGGAGATTAACTAGACGTTTACGATAACGCACTACTAGCTGGTTATCCGCACCGAGAAATGCAAAAATGGTGAGAAGCGCCTTACGTGCGCCATCATCACGAAATTTACGATCACGTCGCACAATTTCTAATAAGTTTTCTATCGCTTCCAAATAATTTTTTGCTATTAATTGTGTCGTTGCCAAACAATAACGCGCGTCATGATCCAAGGGGTTTGCTGCGAGAAATGCTTCCAGGGTTTGATGATTCGTATCCCGGGCGGTCTTTACGAGTTCGAGATACGAGATAAGCATTTCTGCTTCACCAAGCTCATATTGAAATGCACTCAGAATGGATTCTGCTTCTCGCAATTCGTTTCGCGTAAGGAATAAGCGCGCCAAATCAAGTTGTATGGCCTTATTAGCGGGTTCTAACTCAATGGCGCGACGTAAATTGACTAAAGCGTCATCAAAGTTGCCCTGTTCGCACGCTGCGGCCGCCTGTTGTCGTAATTGCCCGGCTTTTTGATCAACGTGGCGATCAAGATAACTACGCACTACTTTTTCGGGTTGAGCACCCATGAATTCTTCCACTACTTTACCGTGGCGGAAAATTTTCACGGTGGGTAGATTCCTTACTCCATAACGCT
This region of Gammaproteobacteria bacterium genomic DNA includes:
- a CDS encoding putative thioredoxin (Evidence 3 : Putative function from multiple computational evidences); its protein translation is MADTLKNMSEDNLVFNVTSTTFPTLVIDRSRDVPVVVDFWAAWCGPCQVLMPMLARLAQEYQGKFALAKVNTDQERELAQRYGVRNLPTVKIFRHGKVVEEFMGAQPEKVVRSYLDRHVDQKAGQLRQQAAAACEQGNFDDALVNLRRAIELEPANKAIQLDLARLFLTRNELREAESILSAFQYELGEAEMLISYLELVKTARDTNHQTLEAFLAANPLDHDARYCLATTQLIAKNYLEAIENLLEIVRRDRKFRDDGARKALLTIFAFLGADNQLVVRYRKRLVNLLH